ACCGCCCGCGCGTGGTCGCCGCGCCCGGCCGTCTCCGGCACCTCCGCAACCGCCACCTCACGGCGGTCGCGGCGCCACCAGGAGAGGAAGTCGTGGAACAGCACGCGGCGCACGTACCCCTCGGCGTTGTCCATCCCGCCGACCCGGTCCCAGCGCACCCACGCCTTCGCGAGCGCCGTCTGCACCAGGTCCTCGGCCCGGGACCGGTCGCCGCAGAGCAGGTACGCCGTGCGCACCAGCGCCCGGCCGCGCGCGGCGACGAAGTCGTCGAACGCCTGCTCGTCGCCGCCCACCGGCCACCTCCCTCGCGGTACCAAGCCCGCGCCCCCCGCGGAAGGTTGTCAGGCGGCCGTCACCGCCGTCACCGCCGTCACCGAGAACGACAGCACGTTGATCGTCGCGCGGCCCCTGCCGCTGAGCAGGTAGACCCCGCCGAACCCCTGGAGCAACGGCGCGTCGGTGTCGGTGACGCGCCCGACCTCCTGGTCGTTGACCGTCATCACCAGGTGCACGACGCCGCTCGCGGTCGTGGCGCAGGTGCCGGCCACCGCCCACGCCGAGCCGCCGATCGTCGTGTCGCCGCTCGCCAGCGGCGTGAGCCGGGCGCCGTCGTGCTTCGCGATCCGCCACGACGCGGTGTGCGTCGCCAGGTCGTTGGTGAGCTGGAACGAGTACCGCTTGTCGTTCAGGTCGCGGCAGGTGACGCCGAGCCAGTCGCCCTGCCCGAACGCCAGCGTGCTCTGGAGGTCCGCCGCCACCCGGTAGCTGGCGAGCTGCTGCTCGGACACGCCGCGGAAGTCCGGGTGCGGGAACAGCTGCGTGCCCGCCTTCCGCACCGTGACCGTGTACTGCGGGTGCGCGTACTCGGTGTGCACCGTGTACGTGGCGTTCGCCGTCGTGCCGTTCGGCCAGCCGTGGGTCTTCGTGGTGAAGTCGTCGCTGAACAGCACCGCGCCCGCCGTGAACGTCGCCGACGCCTCCGGGGCGGGTGCCGTCGTCGCGGCCGTCGTCGCGGCCGCCGTCGTGCCCGCCGCCGTCGTCGGGGCCGCCGTCCCGCCGCCGCCCGAGCACGCCGTCAGCGCGAGTGCCGCCACCACCACGAGCGTCCGCATCGGTGCTCCCATCGCCGCCTGCGGGGCGCCTGCCCCGGGTGTCCGGGCGGGAAACGTGCGCCGCCCGCGCGCAGGACCACCTCGCCCCCGCGTCGAAGCACGCCCCCGACGTCCCCTGCGCAGGAGGTGGGTCGGGTGCCCCGACGCCGTACCACGCCGTTCGTCGCCGCCGCCGCGGCGGGTCTCGGCGTCGCCGCCGCGCTCGCCGCGCCCGGTCCGGCCGCCACCGCCGCCGCGCCGCGGTTCGCCAAGCCGGTGCTGCTCACCGTCGACGCCAACGCCGGCGGCTACGAGCCCGGCGTCGTGGTCGACAAGTTCGGCAACGTCGTCGTCACCGCGCACAAGCAGAACCACACCCTCGTCGTCTCCCCGGACAGCCGGTCGGCGACCGGGACGCGCAGCATGTCGTGGGTCTGGTGGTCCAGGGACGGCGGCAAGACGTTCGCCGACATGCCGGGGCTCACGCTCGCGCAGGAGCAGAACGCCCAGTTCGGCGACGAGGGCGACCTCGCGACCGACGCCACCGGGCACATCTACTTCGTCGACACCAACGTCGGCGACATCTCGTTCACCCGCTGGCGCGCCAGCGGCCGCGACGAGCTGGTGCTCGAGACGACGCGCCCCGCCAACGTCATGGGCGAGCCGGTGGACGACCGCCCGTGGATCACCGCGCACGGCGACGGCGTCGTCATGTACCTCGGCAACGAGGGCGGCGACGAGTACCCGGCCGGCCAGCCGCCGCTCGGCGGGCAGCCGGACGCCGCCAACGGCCCCGGCCGTTACACGATCTACATGAGCTACGACCACGGCGACACGTTCGACCACACCGGCTACACGCTGCGCGACTCGGGCTGGTGCCGCCCCCTCACCGACCGCCGCAAGACCACGAAGTCGTTCTACGTCGTCTGCTCCGACGACAACGGCACCCACTACGCGTACGTCAGCACCGACGACGGCCACCACTTCACCCGCTACACCATGGGCAAGTACGCGTCCTCGAGCTGGATCAACGGCGCCGTCGGCCCGGACGGCAGCCTCTACGCGATGTACCACGAGAAGCACGACGACGGGCAGCACCTCATGCTCTACACGTCGAAGAACGCCGGGCGCACCTGGTCCAAGCGCGACGTCACCGTCGGCCGGCCCGGCGCGATCGCATACTCGTGGATGGACGTCTCGCCGAAGGGCCTCCTCGGCATCGCGTACTACTTCAGCAAGGACGGCAGCCACGACTGGGAGGTCTGGGCGGGCACCGCCAAGCCGGGCCAGAAGTTCGCCTTCGGCAAGGTCGCGCCGGGCCAGAAGCTCACCGCGGACAACTCCGGCGCCCCGTGGGGCGACTTCTTCCAGATCGCGTTCGGCCCCGACGAGAAGCTCAACGTCGTGTGGACGCAGAACGCCGCCCTCGCCGGCGTCGGCGGCCTCAACAGCGAGATCTACTACGCCCGGCAGCTCTAGCCCGGCGCACCCTTTCGCGCCGCGGCTCGTTGTCCGGCGCAGCCGCCCAGGAAACAGGAGAACAGATGCGCAAGCTCGCCGCCGTCGGAGCCGGAGCCGTCGCGCTCGCGGCCCTGGCCGCCCTCACCGTGCCCGGCAACGCGGCGCCCAAGCCGTACGTCGCCAAGTTCGGCAAGCCGGTCAAGGTCACGCCCGACCTCGGGTACGGCTACGAGCCGACCGTGGTCGCCGACAAGTTCGGCAACCTGTTCGCGACCGCGCACAAGGAGAACTGGCAGCTCGCCGTCGGCCCCGACGGCAACGCCACCGCCGGCAACCGCAGCATGTCCTGGGCCTGGTGGAGCCGGGACAACGGCAAGACCTGGCAGAACCTGCCCACCGGCCCCGGCGACGCGTTCAGCCAC
This Mycobacteriales bacterium DNA region includes the following protein-coding sequences:
- a CDS encoding SigE family RNA polymerase sigma factor is translated as MGGDEQAFDDFVAARGRALVRTAYLLCGDRSRAEDLVQTALAKAWVRWDRVGGMDNAEGYVRRVLFHDFLSWWRRDRREVAVAEVPETAGRGDHARAVSDRHDVTAALRRLPKGQRAVVVLRFYDDLTEAQAAAVLGCSVGTVKSQTSRALARLRADEGLTAEGVR